Below is a genomic region from Phycisphaerae bacterium.
GCAGACAAAGTAGATTCTACACAATCCGCCCGAGGATGTATAGCGAATCAACGATTCCGGCCAAATCTTCACGATTTTCGTCAAAGACATGCGGCGGCGGCGCGGGTATGGTGCGGGAAATGGTTTTGGAGGATATGCGATGTATCTGGATCATCTGGCGCGGGCGCAGGACTATCGGGCTAAGCGGATTTCGAGCTATGACCGGACGGGCGGGAACTATGACGCGCGGCCGATCAAGCCGGGCGAGACGTTGACGCTGGCGGAGATCAAGGGGCCGGGGCAGATCGCGCATCTGTGGTTCACGATCGCGTGCGGCGACAGGAATTATCTTCGGCGGCTGGTGTTTCGGGCGTATTGGGACGGGGCGAAGACGCCGGCGATCGAGACGCCGGTGGGCGATTTTTTCGGGATCGGGCACGGTCGGGCGGACAGCTACCAGTGCGCGTTTTTCTCGACCAGCGCAGCCCGGCCGGGACAGGGCGGGCATATGGCGATGAACTCGTGGGTGCCGATGCCGTTCGCCAAGTCGGCGCGGCTTGAGATCGTCAACGAATGTGAGCAGGACGTCGGGTCGTTTTATTACTACGTCGATTACCGCGAGTTGCCCGAGGCGCCCAAGGACCTGATGTACTTCCACGCGCAATGGAAACGGGATCTGCCGACGGCTGGTTGGACCGGCAAGGGATCGGTGTGGGGCAGTCCGGAGTGGTCGGCGCGGATGGGCGGGCCGGAGGGCAAGAATCTGGACGGCAAGGGCAACTATGTGGTTCTGGACACCGAGGGGCGCGGGCATTTCGTCGGCTGCAACGTGTCGGTGCGCAACCTCTCGCACGGCTGGTGGGGCGAAGGGGATGACATGTTCTTCGTGGACGGGCAGGCGTTTCCGCCGGACCTGCACGGAACTGGGACGGAGGACTATTTCTGCCATGCGTGGGGGATGCAGGTGGAAAACGCGCAGATGTACTGCGGGGTTTCGACGGCGGCTGGGCCTTTCGAGACCGTGCCGGCCGGCGGGCCGGGCGACTGGCGCGGCCATTATACGTGCTACCGCTTGCACGTGGTCGATCCGGTGCCGTTTGAAAAATCGCTTGTAATAGGCATCGAGCACGGCCACGCGAACAACCGCAGCGACGACTGGTCGAGCGTGGCGTACTGGTACCTCGACCGGCCCGAGCACAAGCCGTTCGCCCCCCTGCCGGACCGGGCGGGCCGCGATCCGATCTGAAAAGGCGCGGCACGGAGCACGCGGAACACGCGGAGCGGTGGAAGAAGCCAGAAGCAAGAAGCCAGAACCAGGAAGAGTCCGCCGAAGGCGGCGGACCTGCGTTTCGCACTTTGCCCTCTGGCATCCGACCATTGGCTTGGAAGCTTGCATTGGGTGGCCGGGGCGGGCAGAATGGATCCGTTCGCTGATCTGTAGGAGATTTTGATGAACGGGCTTGAGCGGGTTGTGGCGGTGATGGAAGGACGGCAGCCGGATCGGGTGCCGCTGGGGTTCTATCTGGCCGATTGCGACATCATCGGCCACGTGATCGGGCGCAAGACGTACGCGCGGGACAAGATCGGCCAGCAGGTGGCGTTGTGGGAAGGCCGGCGGGACGAGATCGTCGCGAGCCTAATGGGCGACGTGATCGATTTCTACCGCAAGATCGACCTGTGTGACGTGCTGACGCACAAGGAGGCGATCCTGCCGTCGGCCAACTATCAGCCGCAGAAGGTCGAGCGACTGGCCGACGACGTCTGGCGGGACGAGCAGGGACGGGTGTACAAGGTCTCGGAGCTCAGCAACGAGTTCGTATGCGTCGAAGACCCGACCGGGGACGCCGAGCGCGAGTTTCGGCCCGAGGATTTTCCGGAGGACGACGTGCCTGGCGAGGTGGACGAAACCGAATTCGCCGCATTCGACCGGCTGATCGCCGAGTTGGGCGGCGAGCGGTTCATTCTGGGGCCAGGGCATCTGGGCGCGATGGTGCTGCTGGGAGGCATGGAGCGGGGACTGATGGAGTACGTGACGAATCCGGAGGCGGTGCGGGCGGCTGCACGGCGCAACGTTCGTCACGCCAACGCTCGCGACGGGCGGGCGATTCGGCCCGGCCAGCATGGCGTGCTGTTCGAGCAGGACTACGGCACGACGCGGGCGCCGATGATGTCGCCGGCGATGTTCCGCGAGTTCTGCTTTCCCGCCATCAGAGAGCGGACGCAGCACGTCAAGCGGCACACGAAGTACGCGTTCCTGCACAGTTGCGGCAACACCTGGCCGCTGATCGAGATGTTCATCGAGGCCGGCCTCGATGGCTATCAATCGCTCCAGACCGGAGCGGGCATGGATATCGACAAGTTGCGGGAGAAGTTCGGGACCAAGCTGGTCTGGTGGGGCGGCATTCCGGTCGAGACGCTGGTCAAAGGCACAGCCGACGAGGTCCGTCGGGACGTCCGACGGGCCTGCAAAATCGCCAAGCGCGGGGGCGTCATTCTCGGCCCCAGCCACTCGATCG
It encodes:
- a CDS encoding DUF2961 domain-containing protein, whose translation is MRRRRGYGAGNGFGGYAMYLDHLARAQDYRAKRISSYDRTGGNYDARPIKPGETLTLAEIKGPGQIAHLWFTIACGDRNYLRRLVFRAYWDGAKTPAIETPVGDFFGIGHGRADSYQCAFFSTSAARPGQGGHMAMNSWVPMPFAKSARLEIVNECEQDVGSFYYYVDYRELPEAPKDLMYFHAQWKRDLPTAGWTGKGSVWGSPEWSARMGGPEGKNLDGKGNYVVLDTEGRGHFVGCNVSVRNLSHGWWGEGDDMFFVDGQAFPPDLHGTGTEDYFCHAWGMQVENAQMYCGVSTAAGPFETVPAGGPGDWRGHYTCYRLHVVDPVPFEKSLVIGIEHGHANNRSDDWSSVAYWYLDRPEHKPFAPLPDRAGRDPI